One genomic window of Psychrobacillus sp. INOP01 includes the following:
- a CDS encoding hydroxymethylglutaryl-CoA reductase, degradative, with protein sequence MSNTRVPGFYRLSPKERFDIVTEGRNLTDEQLKYLSGEHPLSMDLADSMIENVIGQMGIPLGIATNFKINGKDMFIPMATEEPSVVAAASNAAKASYEHGGFFTSMSGTIMRGQIQVLNVADPYAAKAKIFEHKEEILADCNVKDPTLVSLGGGAKDLEVHIIPTNSQIMLVIHLIVDTKDAMGANAVNTMAEAVSPTIETITGGKVVLRIISNLADRRLVRARAIFSTEALGGKEIVDNIVSAFEFADYDPYRATTHNKGIMNGISAVVLATGNDTRAVEAGAHAYASISGQYKSLTKWEINADGNLSGSIELPMAVGIVGGATKTHPVAQAALKIMGANSAEELAGCIAAAGLAQNAAALRALSAEGIQRGHMSLHARNLAVMAGAKRADIDRIVVQAVKEKDLRYDRILEITKAIQRGE encoded by the coding sequence ATGTCAAACACAAGAGTTCCAGGGTTTTATCGTTTATCACCTAAAGAAAGATTTGATATTGTTACGGAAGGACGCAATTTAACGGATGAACAATTAAAGTATTTATCTGGGGAGCATCCACTTTCGATGGATTTAGCAGATTCAATGATAGAAAACGTTATTGGACAAATGGGAATTCCACTAGGGATTGCAACCAATTTTAAAATTAATGGAAAAGATATGTTTATCCCTATGGCAACAGAAGAACCTTCTGTTGTAGCAGCCGCTAGTAATGCAGCAAAAGCAAGTTATGAACACGGTGGTTTTTTCACGTCAATGAGCGGAACAATCATGCGTGGACAAATTCAAGTACTAAATGTAGCAGATCCTTATGCTGCTAAAGCCAAGATTTTTGAGCATAAAGAAGAAATTTTGGCTGATTGTAATGTAAAAGATCCAACATTAGTTTCACTAGGTGGAGGGGCTAAGGATTTAGAGGTTCATATTATTCCAACAAACTCTCAAATAATGTTAGTAATTCATCTAATTGTTGATACAAAAGATGCAATGGGTGCAAATGCTGTTAACACAATGGCAGAAGCAGTTTCTCCGACTATCGAGACAATTACTGGTGGTAAAGTTGTATTAAGAATAATTTCAAATTTAGCAGATCGCAGATTAGTTCGTGCTAGAGCAATTTTCTCTACAGAGGCACTTGGTGGCAAAGAGATTGTCGATAACATTGTAAGCGCTTTCGAATTTGCGGATTATGATCCTTATCGGGCAACTACCCACAATAAAGGAATTATGAATGGTATTTCTGCTGTAGTTTTAGCAACTGGAAACGATACTCGTGCAGTAGAAGCTGGAGCACATGCCTATGCATCTATATCTGGTCAATATAAGTCTTTAACAAAATGGGAAATAAATGCAGATGGAAATTTATCCGGATCTATTGAGTTGCCAATGGCTGTTGGAATTGTTGGTGGAGCAACGAAAACGCATCCAGTTGCACAAGCTGCCCTTAAAATAATGGGAGCAAATTCTGCTGAGGAACTTGCAGGATGTATAGCTGCAGCAGGATTGGCACAGAATGCGGCTGCATTAAGGGCCTTATCTGCTGAAGGTATTCAAAGAGGTCACATGTCTTTACATGCAAGAAACTTAGCAGTAATGGCGGGTGCAAAAAGGGCTGATATAGATAGAATCGTCGTACAGGCCGTCAAAGAGAAAGACCTTAGATACGACCGTATCTTAGAAATAACTAAAGCAATTCAAAGAGGTGAATAG
- a CDS encoding helix-turn-helix domain-containing protein yields MYLQHSIGKKVKEARLNKNLTQQELAERCNLTKSHISKIENGQAAPAVATLSKIAHELDTPLSWFLESNLQNKLSIVKSNEKKLKIGNKEIGYTYEALANRPRFSKVEPVIVTVLPEAEYVEPFTHSEDEFIFILNGSINLYYDGELHYLEQGDSAYFEGNTPHIFLSADKSKEAKVLTFFIQNTPL; encoded by the coding sequence ATTTATCTTCAACATAGTATCGGAAAAAAAGTTAAGGAAGCTAGGCTAAACAAGAATCTAACTCAACAAGAACTAGCTGAAAGATGCAATCTTACTAAAAGTCATATTTCAAAAATAGAAAATGGTCAAGCCGCCCCAGCTGTAGCGACTCTATCTAAAATAGCACATGAGTTGGATACTCCTTTGTCTTGGTTTTTGGAATCCAATCTTCAAAATAAATTATCAATCGTTAAAAGCAATGAAAAAAAATTAAAAATCGGAAACAAAGAAATTGGCTATACTTATGAAGCTCTTGCAAATCGTCCTCGATTTAGTAAAGTAGAACCAGTTATAGTTACCGTCTTACCTGAAGCTGAATATGTAGAACCATTTACTCATAGTGAAGACGAGTTTATTTTTATTCTTAACGGGTCTATCAACCTGTATTATGATGGTGAGCTTCACTATTTAGAACAAGGTGATAGCGCTTATTTCGAAGGAAATACACCCCATATTTTTCTTTCTGCAGATAAGAGCAAAGAAGCTAAAGTCCTGACATTTTTTATACAAAATACTCCCCTTTAA
- a CDS encoding TspO/MBR family protein: protein METLQVNGRINKKKLALSILIPVIGGSVTGWIANKNAQEKYKKLKQPSFSPPGAVFPVVWTALYATMGIAKYRVDLKTKNKRKDSSPAVPLYDLQLGLNFLWSFLFFRWGLRGTALVEISLMLACIALTAYEFQQVDKTAGALMIPYVGWVAFALGLNYAVWKLNK, encoded by the coding sequence ATGGAAACACTACAAGTAAATGGTCGTATAAACAAAAAAAAATTAGCACTTAGTATTCTTATACCAGTAATCGGTGGCTCTGTTACTGGTTGGATTGCCAATAAAAATGCGCAAGAGAAATACAAAAAACTAAAACAGCCCTCATTCTCGCCACCTGGTGCTGTTTTTCCAGTCGTTTGGACCGCTCTTTACGCAACAATGGGAATCGCTAAATACCGTGTAGACCTAAAGACGAAAAATAAGAGGAAAGATTCTTCACCTGCTGTTCCCTTATATGACTTACAATTAGGATTGAATTTTTTATGGTCTTTTCTATTTTTCCGTTGGGGATTACGTGGAACTGCGCTTGTAGAAATTAGCCTTATGCTAGCATGTATTGCGTTAACGGCATACGAGTTTCAACAAGTCGATAAAACTGCAGGAGCACTAATGATTCCATATGTAGGATGGGTTGCTTTTGCATTGGGTCTTAATTATGCTGTTTGGAAATTGAATAAATAA
- a CDS encoding bifunctional UDP-sugar hydrolase/5'-nucleotidase, with protein MKIKIIHTNDVHSNFENYKKVVTLINQHKDENTIILDGGDFADFKSIELQGTRGIAAIELLEAAGYDAITIGNNEMFNGIDTLEHMASNSPIPFISNNLFKKDRSNINGVKSSVILEKNGLRIFITGSSPDMGVFNDGLGIHMTDYSKAIKDEIRNNKGKYDICILLSHVGTFADEPLAEEIKEIDIIISAHDHKLFEQAKIIDKTIMNSAGNYGEHVGIMEFEIQGGKVHLVHSETISTADIKGNEQIESILRLNKERAIEALSKPLYTVENPLWHDVVEENPISNLIAEGLKDMLGSEIGLINSGICNAGIFHEMTQKKLIEICPSPLNPTSFEIQGKHLKEALEQSLDAQICLADGRGPGFRGRFVGRLHVSGLQIEHDGKNIHAIYVNGELLEEERWYLVGSSDYLQRGSGYPSLANNRNEKYLAEEIKDVLRLYGEKQDFCEESFIHKWKEVSKIRG; from the coding sequence ATGAAAATTAAAATAATTCATACAAATGACGTACATAGTAATTTTGAAAACTATAAAAAAGTAGTTACTTTAATCAATCAACATAAAGACGAAAATACGATTATTTTAGACGGAGGAGATTTTGCTGATTTTAAAAGTATTGAGCTCCAAGGTACTAGAGGTATAGCTGCAATAGAGTTATTGGAAGCTGCAGGATACGATGCAATAACGATTGGTAACAACGAGATGTTCAATGGGATAGACACATTAGAGCATATGGCGAGTAACAGCCCTATTCCTTTTATAAGCAATAATTTGTTTAAAAAAGATCGATCCAATATAAATGGAGTTAAATCTAGTGTTATTTTAGAAAAAAATGGACTCCGAATTTTCATTACAGGATCTTCCCCTGATATGGGAGTATTTAATGATGGATTAGGCATTCATATGACCGATTATTCTAAAGCTATAAAAGACGAAATCCGGAATAATAAAGGGAAGTATGACATTTGTATATTACTTAGCCATGTCGGCACCTTTGCTGATGAACCTCTTGCCGAAGAGATTAAAGAGATTGATATTATTATTTCTGCACATGATCACAAATTATTTGAGCAAGCAAAGATTATTGATAAAACAATTATGAATAGCGCAGGTAATTATGGGGAGCATGTAGGTATTATGGAGTTTGAAATACAGGGTGGTAAAGTACATCTTGTCCATTCAGAGACTATTTCTACAGCGGATATAAAAGGGAATGAACAAATAGAATCTATTCTAAGGTTAAATAAAGAAAGAGCTATAGAAGCATTAAGTAAACCTTTGTATACAGTAGAAAATCCTTTATGGCATGACGTTGTGGAGGAAAACCCAATTTCCAATTTAATAGCTGAAGGTTTGAAGGATATGTTGGGATCAGAAATTGGTCTTATCAATAGCGGTATTTGTAATGCGGGAATATTTCATGAAATGACACAAAAAAAGCTAATTGAGATATGTCCTTCTCCATTAAATCCAACTTCCTTTGAGATTCAAGGTAAGCATTTAAAGGAAGCACTGGAGCAGTCATTAGATGCGCAAATATGCTTGGCAGATGGAAGAGGTCCAGGATTTAGAGGGAGATTTGTAGGTAGGTTGCATGTTTCGGGACTTCAAATAGAACATGATGGGAAGAATATTCATGCAATCTATGTAAATGGGGAATTATTAGAAGAGGAAAGATGGTACCTAGTCGGCAGCTCCGACTATTTACAAAGGGGGTCTGGATATCCCTCACTTGCGAACAATAGAAATGAAAAATATTTAGCTGAAGAAATAAAAGATGTTCTGCGATTATATGGGGAAAAACAAGACTTTTGCGAGGAATCTTTTATTCATAAATGGAAAGAAGTTTCTAAAATAAGGGGATAG
- a CDS encoding P1 family peptidase: MTIGRFPVGKKNCITDVQGVKVGHITLDSPLSEGEYACTGVTAILPHGDNLFQQKVIGASYILNGFGKTTGLVQVNELGLIESPIMLTNTFGIPAVSQGTLEYMLERNPEIGDSTGTINIVVGECNDSRLNSIRKLPVQPKHAIECIQSASSETSPEGAVGAGKGMICFGYKGGIGSSSRIIQESDTVYTIGCMVLSNFGRKEEFQASRYQVNEKGNTPHFPKPADGSIMIVLATDAPLSNRQLSRLAKRCGVGLGRTGSHFSNGSGDIVIAFSTAHQIQHSSKESVEIRQLLRDDHPIMNDLFQGVAEVTEEAILNSLSQAVTTTGRNGTIVHAYPFE, encoded by the coding sequence ATGACAATAGGAAGATTCCCTGTTGGGAAAAAGAACTGTATAACGGATGTTCAAGGTGTGAAGGTTGGACATATTACATTAGACAGTCCACTTAGTGAAGGAGAATATGCTTGTACTGGAGTAACAGCAATCTTGCCGCATGGAGATAACTTATTTCAACAGAAAGTAATTGGAGCAAGTTACATCTTAAACGGTTTCGGAAAAACAACCGGTCTTGTACAAGTGAATGAGCTCGGGCTAATTGAATCTCCTATCATGCTGACGAATACATTTGGCATTCCAGCAGTTTCTCAAGGGACTCTTGAGTATATGCTAGAAAGAAACCCTGAAATAGGGGATTCTACGGGAACTATTAATATAGTAGTAGGGGAGTGCAATGACAGTCGTTTAAACTCAATTCGCAAGCTCCCAGTCCAACCGAAGCATGCGATTGAGTGTATCCAGAGTGCTTCGTCCGAAACATCACCGGAGGGAGCAGTTGGTGCGGGTAAAGGGATGATTTGCTTTGGATATAAAGGAGGTATCGGTTCCTCCTCACGTATTATTCAGGAGAGTGATACAGTCTATACCATCGGTTGTATGGTGCTTAGCAACTTTGGAAGAAAAGAGGAATTCCAAGCTTCTCGGTATCAGGTAAATGAAAAAGGAAACACCCCTCACTTTCCAAAGCCTGCAGATGGATCTATTATGATTGTTTTGGCAACAGATGCACCATTAAGTAATAGACAGCTTTCACGACTTGCTAAACGATGTGGGGTGGGACTAGGTAGAACTGGTAGCCATTTTAGTAATGGAAGTGGTGATATTGTCATTGCTTTTTCGACTGCGCATCAAATACAGCATAGTTCTAAAGAAAGTGTGGAAATAAGGCAGTTATTACGAGATGATCACCCTATTATGAACGACTTATTCCAAGGAGTGGCAGAAGTTACGGAAGAGGCTATTTTAAATTCTTTGTCACAGGCTGTAACTACAACAGGGCGAAATGGAACTATCGTTCATGCGTATCCATTCGAATAA
- a CDS encoding type IA DNA topoisomerase, whose amino-acid sequence MKPVILAEKPSQAKAYADAFKVKRHEGYIEINPCPIFPEGAYITWGIGHLVELKEPKAYDPKWNKWSLASLPILPQSYEFQIAKGKFKQFSVVKKLLKSTDTVINACDVDREGSNIFYSIYNQSGARGQSIKRLWINSLEVDEVLKGFSNLQDNRKDLLLYDEAKARQISDWLVGMNGSRLYSLLLQEQGIKEVFPIGRVQSPTIFLIYQRQREIEQFVSEPFYEIEATFQAEKGEYKGKAKAKEPKREMIQELLSQHHIQPNSPGVITSIEKIDKRIPPPQLHSLSTLQATANRLWKTSPADVLKTMQGLYEKKLVSYPRTDARHITPNEFSYIADQVSAYQQIIGLPFNVASLAPKKRYVDSSKVQEHYAIIPTKKLPTAAKLAGLSRIERNLYEEIVRSTLAMFHTDYLYTETKVTTDVNGMAFFTTGKMERDQGWKALFPRSTKDKEEQPLPSLREQEKVESDIRIKEGKTMPPKPYTEGQLIAMMKTCGKLVEDKLETEILKEVEGLGTEATRSGIIETIKRHGYINVTKNIVSITDKGRVLCQAIEGNLLASPSMTAKWETYLRKIGNGEGSMDRFLGSIAKFIQSLMDEVPNQLKTKQIDIKLAPRASKYDSKFKRDPIVTCPKCQKGSIIAHKSFYGCTEYKNGCTQTFNGYFLKKKITPSQIKLLCTKGKTNLIKGFEAENGQKFDASLTFVEGKIKLEFKKD is encoded by the coding sequence ATGAAGCCTGTTATTTTAGCAGAAAAACCAAGTCAGGCAAAAGCATATGCAGATGCTTTTAAAGTAAAACGTCACGAAGGATACATAGAAATCAATCCGTGTCCTATTTTCCCAGAGGGAGCCTATATTACATGGGGAATTGGCCATCTCGTTGAACTAAAAGAACCAAAAGCATATGATCCAAAATGGAATAAATGGTCGTTAGCTAGTTTGCCTATTTTGCCACAAAGCTATGAATTTCAGATTGCCAAAGGAAAATTTAAACAGTTTTCCGTAGTAAAAAAATTGCTTAAGTCTACCGATACCGTTATTAATGCGTGTGACGTAGACCGCGAAGGATCAAATATCTTCTATAGCATATACAATCAAAGTGGAGCACGTGGTCAATCGATTAAACGCTTATGGATTAATTCCCTAGAGGTTGATGAAGTACTGAAGGGCTTCAGTAATCTACAGGATAATCGTAAGGATCTTCTATTATATGACGAAGCCAAAGCTCGTCAAATTAGTGATTGGTTAGTAGGTATGAACGGTTCTAGATTATATTCACTTTTGTTGCAGGAACAAGGTATTAAAGAGGTATTTCCTATTGGACGGGTCCAATCACCGACTATATTCTTGATTTACCAGCGTCAAAGAGAAATCGAACAATTTGTATCGGAGCCCTTTTATGAGATAGAAGCTACTTTCCAGGCAGAAAAAGGAGAATACAAAGGAAAAGCAAAAGCTAAGGAACCTAAAAGAGAAATGATTCAAGAGCTCCTTTCTCAACATCATATTCAGCCTAACTCTCCGGGTGTAATTACTTCGATCGAAAAAATCGATAAACGAATACCACCACCTCAGCTCCATTCTCTGTCGACATTACAAGCAACTGCCAATCGATTATGGAAAACGAGCCCTGCAGATGTACTTAAAACAATGCAGGGTCTTTATGAGAAAAAGTTAGTCTCTTACCCACGAACGGATGCAAGACATATTACACCAAACGAATTTTCCTATATAGCGGATCAGGTTTCGGCTTATCAGCAAATTATTGGTCTTCCTTTTAATGTTGCTTCACTTGCTCCTAAAAAACGATATGTCGATAGCTCGAAAGTACAAGAGCATTATGCCATTATTCCAACTAAGAAGCTCCCGACAGCTGCAAAATTAGCAGGACTTTCAAGAATTGAACGAAACCTTTACGAGGAAATTGTCCGCTCTACTTTGGCGATGTTCCATACCGACTACTTATATACAGAGACAAAGGTTACAACAGATGTGAATGGTATGGCCTTTTTCACTACCGGAAAAATGGAGCGAGATCAAGGATGGAAAGCATTATTTCCCCGCTCAACTAAGGATAAAGAAGAACAGCCTCTGCCTTCCTTACGAGAACAGGAAAAGGTAGAGAGCGATATTCGCATTAAAGAAGGAAAAACAATGCCTCCGAAGCCATATACAGAAGGACAGCTCATCGCTATGATGAAAACCTGCGGAAAGCTTGTGGAGGATAAACTTGAAACTGAAATTTTAAAAGAAGTAGAGGGTCTTGGTACCGAAGCAACTCGAAGCGGAATTATCGAAACGATTAAACGTCATGGTTATATTAACGTAACGAAAAATATTGTTTCCATAACAGATAAAGGCCGTGTCCTCTGTCAGGCAATTGAGGGTAATCTTCTCGCCAGTCCATCTATGACCGCTAAATGGGAAACCTATTTACGTAAAATCGGTAACGGCGAAGGCTCAATGGATCGTTTTTTAGGTAGTATTGCAAAGTTTATCCAGAGCTTGATGGACGAGGTACCGAATCAATTAAAAACAAAACAAATTGATATAAAGCTAGCACCTCGGGCATCAAAATATGATTCTAAATTCAAAAGAGATCCTATTGTAACGTGCCCGAAATGTCAAAAAGGCTCCATAATTGCACATAAAAGTTTCTATGGTTGCACAGAATACAAAAATGGCTGTACACAGACATTTAATGGGTACTTTTTAAAGAAAAAAATAACACCTAGCCAAATAAAGTTGCTTTGTACAAAAGGTAAAACAAATCTTATTAAAGGATTTGAAGCAGAAAATGGTCAAAAATTTGATGCCAGCTTAACATTTGTTGAAGGTAAAATAAAATTGGAGTTTAAAAAAGACTAA
- a CDS encoding general stress protein, producing MTVKLTVENAVQAKQEIEKLETQGYVRDNIHIFAHFKERADDINDALDTSDVGMKEQGFLQSMKNMFTSRGDELRNKMEAAGISKQEAEAAEKELDNGKLVIIAHN from the coding sequence ATGACAGTCAAACTAACAGTTGAAAATGCAGTTCAAGCTAAACAAGAAATTGAAAAACTTGAGACACAAGGATACGTTCGAGACAATATTCATATTTTTGCCCATTTTAAAGAAAGAGCAGACGATATTAATGATGCTCTCGACACTTCTGATGTAGGTATGAAAGAACAAGGCTTTTTACAATCTATGAAAAACATGTTTACCTCTCGTGGTGATGAGCTTCGCAACAAAATGGAAGCAGCTGGTATCTCTAAACAAGAGGCAGAAGCAGCTGAGAAAGAATTAGACAACGGTAAATTAGTAATTATTGCTCATAACTGA
- a CDS encoding flavin reductase family protein has product MENKLDQVASFKAAMGNYPTGVTVVTAFNSDGKPMGLTVNSFASVSLDPLLILWSIDKRVYSYEEFLKVDKFTVNILSADQGDICNLFASKVEDRFALCEWNKSELNLPVLSNSLATLECKVFKKVEAGDHTIMIGEVLHIQNAAKEPLLYHRRNIGAIPTEFYK; this is encoded by the coding sequence ATGGAAAATAAATTAGATCAAGTAGCCAGCTTTAAAGCGGCAATGGGAAATTATCCTACAGGAGTCACAGTAGTTACTGCTTTTAATAGTGACGGTAAACCAATGGGATTGACTGTAAATTCCTTCGCATCTGTTTCGTTGGATCCATTATTAATATTATGGTCTATTGATAAAAGAGTATACTCATACGAAGAGTTTTTAAAAGTAGATAAGTTTACGGTAAATATTCTATCAGCAGACCAAGGAGATATTTGTAATTTATTCGCTAGTAAAGTGGAGGATAGATTTGCTCTGTGTGAATGGAACAAATCAGAATTGAATTTGCCGGTACTTTCTAACTCGTTGGCAACATTGGAATGTAAAGTGTTTAAAAAAGTTGAAGCTGGCGATCATACAATTATGATTGGTGAGGTACTGCATATTCAAAATGCAGCAAAAGAGCCTTTATTGTATCACCGCAGAAATATCGGTGCGATCCCAACAGAATTTTATAAATGA
- a CDS encoding metallophosphoesterase has product MKVAIITDIHGNELALQAVLKEIDATEDVQEIWCLGDMIAMGPDTNEVLDTLFERSDIQMITGNHDEAILSLILGEGHPDSYKHTREHHEWIANQLSLQNVKRLQQLPRIIKKEIKDIRLFGIHYHIEQHLLEAHIKEEPFYTILEPTLENTISMFGAYPADIICFGHNHPEHLFQTDNKILLNPGALGVSKGNTAPYAIIDFAFVKPEVTIHHVAYDKVAFLQKFETLQVPQREILFKLFYTE; this is encoded by the coding sequence TTGAAGGTAGCGATTATTACAGATATTCATGGGAACGAACTTGCCCTACAAGCAGTATTGAAAGAAATAGATGCTACGGAAGATGTGCAGGAAATTTGGTGTCTTGGAGATATGATCGCTATGGGACCGGATACAAATGAAGTTCTAGATACTCTATTTGAGCGTTCCGATATCCAAATGATTACTGGTAACCACGACGAAGCAATACTTTCCCTTATTTTAGGAGAAGGACACCCCGATAGCTATAAGCACACACGTGAACACCATGAATGGATCGCTAACCAATTATCCCTTCAAAATGTAAAGCGACTTCAGCAACTCCCAAGAATAATAAAAAAAGAAATTAAAGATATACGTCTTTTTGGCATTCACTATCATATCGAGCAACATCTGCTTGAAGCTCATATTAAAGAAGAGCCCTTTTATACAATTTTAGAGCCTACACTAGAAAATACGATAAGCATGTTTGGTGCTTATCCTGCAGATATCATTTGTTTTGGGCATAATCATCCAGAGCATCTATTTCAAACGGACAACAAGATATTACTGAATCCGGGAGCCCTTGGTGTATCTAAAGGAAATACTGCACCATATGCGATAATAGACTTTGCTTTTGTTAAACCAGAAGTTACCATCCATCACGTCGCCTATGACAAAGTAGCTTTTTTACAAAAGTTCGAGACTCTCCAAGTACCACAAAGAGAAATACTGTTTAAGCTTTTTTATACAGAGTAA
- a CDS encoding TVP38/TMEM64 family protein — protein sequence MKNKIQHLTKRQWIIWSGLLLILVFVLLNKDIVTSLLQGDINEVQLFLERNIGYALFFMALVMLIQNSFTIFPLIIVITINITIFGFINGFLWSWFTSVIASVIVLYGVRYVFQDIIIDKFNKGLIEKVDANGFAYVLQGRLFPFIPTSLINILSGLSTIRIVPFTIATAIGNFLYFFVLALIPAGILSSDVDEYLIFSIIFATILIYYLVKYVKHKKKSTEKVDSLD from the coding sequence ATGAAGAATAAAATTCAACATCTTACGAAAAGACAATGGATTATATGGAGCGGTTTGCTGCTAATTTTAGTTTTTGTCTTATTAAACAAAGATATTGTGACGTCTTTATTGCAGGGTGATATAAATGAAGTACAACTATTTTTAGAAAGAAATATCGGCTACGCTCTATTTTTTATGGCCCTTGTCATGCTCATACAAAATTCATTTACTATTTTTCCACTCATTATCGTAATTACCATTAATATCACGATTTTCGGATTTATCAACGGCTTTTTATGGAGTTGGTTTACAAGTGTAATCGCTTCAGTCATTGTGTTATACGGCGTGCGCTATGTTTTTCAAGACATTATTATCGACAAGTTCAATAAAGGTTTAATTGAAAAGGTAGATGCAAATGGTTTCGCTTATGTACTTCAAGGAAGACTTTTCCCTTTTATCCCAACTAGTTTGATTAATATTTTGTCTGGTCTAAGCACAATACGTATCGTGCCTTTCACTATAGCTACTGCAATTGGAAATTTCCTTTATTTCTTTGTCCTTGCTCTAATTCCAGCTGGAATATTATCATCTGATGTAGATGAATATCTCATTTTCAGCATTATTTTTGCGACTATTCTTATTTATTATTTAGTGAAGTATGTGAAGCACAAAAAGAAATCTACAGAAAAAGTAGATTCGTTAGATTAA
- a CDS encoding MFS transporter, whose protein sequence is MKSFKWKFPIIYLCSVGIANIGGWIYLLAINLLVLEKTGSALAVAALYIIKPITQLLVGPWAGSLIDRVSTKHIMVYLDVIRAILILFIPFSDSIVFIYILVFFIQMAGAIFEPASFTYMTLLLPENIRHRFNAILSFVHSGAFVTGPLIAGILFMIGSLKEALFVNVVIFLLCAALALLLPRQMSTATFENSRITWLNIRDDWSLVVHFSKKAIPFFVLYMMFQMVMLLTAALDSMEVTFAKKVLNLSNTAYGSLVTLAGIGFLVGAICTNVIVRFAPAKLLMIIGTLFVSVGYVIYSFSTTYLIASIGFFVLSFFLSISNTGFMTYIQSNIPTDMMGRISSLYEMLSSFIQIIVILFLGLASQWFSVKEVVIGGSILMFCVALYLTLLSANQFKRKLVQ, encoded by the coding sequence ATGAAATCATTCAAATGGAAGTTTCCTATCATATATTTGTGCTCCGTTGGAATTGCCAATATCGGAGGATGGATATACTTATTAGCAATCAACTTATTGGTATTAGAGAAAACAGGATCTGCATTAGCAGTTGCGGCATTGTATATTATTAAACCTATCACCCAGTTATTAGTTGGACCTTGGGCAGGTAGTCTCATTGACCGTGTTTCTACTAAGCATATTATGGTGTATTTAGATGTGATTAGAGCAATATTAATCCTCTTCATCCCTTTTTCAGATTCCATCGTATTCATTTATATACTAGTGTTTTTCATCCAAATGGCTGGAGCAATATTTGAGCCAGCATCCTTCACTTATATGACGCTTTTGCTGCCTGAAAATATAAGACATCGATTTAACGCAATTCTTAGCTTTGTCCATTCGGGTGCATTTGTAACTGGGCCTTTGATTGCAGGTATTTTATTTATGATTGGTTCCCTTAAGGAAGCATTATTTGTAAACGTCGTTATTTTTCTATTATGTGCTGCTCTTGCCCTTCTACTTCCTAGACAAATGTCTACAGCTACTTTTGAAAATTCAAGAATAACATGGTTGAACATCCGAGATGATTGGAGTTTAGTTGTACATTTTAGTAAGAAGGCTATTCCTTTTTTCGTCTTATATATGATGTTCCAAATGGTAATGCTACTAACTGCCGCATTAGACTCCATGGAAGTGACCTTTGCCAAAAAGGTCCTTAATCTATCCAATACTGCCTATGGGTCTCTTGTCACTCTTGCTGGGATTGGATTTCTAGTGGGTGCTATCTGCACCAATGTAATAGTAAGATTTGCTCCAGCTAAACTGTTAATGATTATCGGAACACTATTTGTCTCTGTTGGTTATGTTATTTACAGTTTTTCCACAACCTACTTGATAGCCAGTATCGGATTTTTTGTTCTTTCATTTTTTCTATCTATTTCAAATACGGGATTTATGACATACATTCAATCCAATATCCCTACCGATATGATGGGTAGAATCTCAAGCCTTTATGAGATGCTATCGAGTTTTATACAAATTATCGTTATTCTTTTTCTAGGATTGGCTTCTCAATGGTTTTCTGTAAAAGAGGTGGTCATTGGAGGTTCTATCCTAATGTTTTGTGTGGCTCTCTACTTAACTTTACTTTCAGCTAATCAATTTAAAAGGAAATTGGTCCAATAG